A stretch of the bacterium genome encodes the following:
- a CDS encoding ISL3 family transposase, whose product MQFETRIVARTPRADCKACGVKTIAVPWAEKHSRFTLLFEAFAIDVLLACGNIKAATGLLGITWDAAQRIMDSAVQRGLAKRETEKIEHVGMDEKSFRRRHNYVTVLVDLDGSRVLEVTEGRDEKAANKAWAAIPERQRKKVKAVAIDMWTAFRNAATKHAPQADIVHDKFHISKHLNDAVDKVRRKEHKALKKDGDETLAGSKHSWLFNPENMKDERWLEFQSLKDSELKTSRAWAIKEQFRWFWEYAYAANAKKFFDRWYGWAARSRL is encoded by the coding sequence ATGCAGTTCGAGACGAGGATCGTCGCGCGAACGCCTCGCGCCGACTGCAAGGCATGTGGCGTGAAAACGATCGCCGTGCCTTGGGCGGAAAAACACTCTCGCTTCACGCTCTTGTTCGAGGCCTTCGCCATCGACGTCTTGCTCGCATGCGGCAACATCAAGGCGGCGACCGGACTGTTGGGGATCACCTGGGACGCCGCTCAGCGGATAATGGACAGTGCGGTTCAGCGAGGGCTGGCGAAACGCGAAACGGAGAAGATCGAACATGTCGGCATGGACGAAAAGAGCTTTAGGCGTCGCCACAACTACGTGACCGTCCTTGTCGATCTCGATGGTTCCCGTGTGCTTGAAGTGACCGAAGGTCGCGACGAAAAGGCGGCCAATAAGGCCTGGGCGGCGATTCCCGAACGGCAACGCAAAAAGGTGAAGGCCGTCGCCATCGACATGTGGACGGCGTTCAGAAACGCGGCCACTAAACATGCACCCCAGGCCGATATCGTTCACGACAAATTCCATATCAGCAAACACCTCAACGACGCGGTCGACAAGGTTCGCCGGAAGGAGCACAAGGCCTTGAAGAAGGATGGCGACGAAACGCTCGCCGGCTCGAAGCACTCCTGGCTCTTCAATCCGGAAAACATGAAGGACGAGCGCTGGCTTGAGTTCCAGTCGCTCAAAGACTCGGAACTCAAAACCTCGCGTGCCTGGGCGATCAAGGAACAGTTCCGTTGGTTCTGGGAATACGCGTACGCCGCGAACGCCAAGAAGTTCTTCGACCGATGGTACGGCTGGGCCGCGCGAAGCCGGCT